The sequence CTTTAGGAAGATGGAAGGCAGAGGCGTCCTTGTCGCCGCCGATATCAAGAGTACGGATAATGACGCGCTTACCGGTCATTGTTTCAACAGCAAGCTTGTAAACGTTGAACTGTTCTTCTTCACTTGGAAGGGTATCTCTTCCCATGTAAATGAATTCACTGCGGAAAAGACCGATGCCTTCAGCGTCGTTTTTAAGGACAGCAGCCAGATCGGCGGCAGAGGAGACGTTGGCAGCGACTTCAATCCTGCGTCCGTCTTTCGTTTCACTCGGGACGCCTTTGAGCTCCTGCAGGAGCTGTTTGAGTCTTATGCTCTGATCCTGCTTTTCTTTCATGACAGAAAGCACACCCGGTGTCGGTTCAAGATAAACAGTCCCGGAGAAGCCATCTATAACAGCGGTCTTTCCATCATAAGCATAGTCTACATCTTCGCCGGTAGCTACAATGGCAGGAACACCCAGAGCGCGGGCAAGGATGGCCGTATGAGATGTCGGTGTGCCTTCTTTTGTGACGAAGCCTAAGATCTTGCTGGTATCCATCTGTATGGTTTCACTTGGTGTCAGGTCGTCAGCATAGAGAATGCATGGTTCATCGGTGGAGAAAAGGACCTTCTTCTGGCGGAGCACGCGCAGAAGAATACGGGAAACTTCCTTCATGTCAGAAACATGAGCCTGCATGTAGGTGTCTGAGCCTGCGCTGTAAATCTGGATGAAGTTCTGCTCAGCCTGTCCGATCGCATATTCTGCGTTGACGCTCTGGTTTCTGATAATAGAGCGGATGGAATCAATAAAGGAAGAACTTGTCAGCATATGCTGATAGACCTTGAAAATGGAGGCGTTGTCCAGACCTACATGGGATACGGCTTCCTGATAGAACTGCTCCATTTTGGCACATGCTGTGTTTCTTGCAGAATCAAAACGAGCCACTTCAGTTTCAGGGCGGTCTACCGTGGTCTGAACGATATCAAATTCCTGATGACGGAAAATTTTCAAAGGTCCGATGGTTACCATTCCCGAAATACTTTTACCACTAATTTTTAACATACTTTTCAATCCTTTCTTTGGCAGAGCTGTTGTCAGTCCTCTATGCCTTCGCGTCCTATAACACCTTTATCGTAGTAATGCCTGATTTTTTTCATTTCAGTAATCAGGTCAGCAGAGTCCAGAATCAGTTTCGGAGCATTCCTTCCGGTAAAGACAAGCTCGACATTTGGCTTTCGTGCAGAAAGAATCCGCTTTGTATCTTCATCTGTGGCCAGGTCATACCAGCATGCCATATTGTATTCATCGAGGATGACAAGATCATAGCCATCAGAGACAGCTTTCACTGCTTCGTCAATGCCTTTCAGAATGAGCGCACGGTATTCAGCGGGCGGATTTCCTGCCGGATAAATCGTGACCTTGTCTCCCCATGCTTTAATTTCTTCTTCAGTCAGCATGCCTTCTTTTGCAATGAAATAAGGTTTGCCGAGAGTGATCAGTGTAATTCCGGGAAGCGATTTCAGAATTTTCTGTTCTGAATAGGCCAATGACTTCATGAACTGAATAATGCATACACGATGCCCGGCTCCGATGGAGCGGATTGCCAGGCCAATGGCAGCTGTCGTTTTTCCCTTGCCATCACCTGTATATACTTGAATGTAGCCTTTCATGAGAAGCCCTCCTTTTCAAGCAAATCTGGAAATCAGCCGTGCTTAGGCCAATCTGGCAGAGTAATATGATTCAACTATGATTTAAGCTTCTTGATCAAGCTTAATCCTATAAGTCTGATATGAATCTATGAATATTATACAATACCTATGAAAATTTTTCGTCTAATTTCTGAAAGATGCATTTTTATCCTTATCAGTAATTGGAGTGAAATATTTCATCGTCTAAAAAAAGGCCCGCAAAAAACAGCAGGCCTTTTTAATTAAACTTCGTCACAATGTCTTTTCTTATGCCAGCGGTGTACAGCACAAATACCGATAACAAGAAGCAGCATGAGTACAAATCTGACGCCATGTTTGGAGAAATAAATCAAGTCATGTCCCAGGAGAACTTCAATGAGGACAGAAGGAATCTTCCCGATCAGGGTTGCCTTTAAATGTTCTTTGATGGAGAGCTTGCTGAGAACAGCAAGCGCAGTAATCAGAATATTAGGAGAGTAAGGAATGGATCTTGCCAGAGCCATATTCTTCACGCTGCCGTATTTGTCCAGCTTGGTAAGCATATGCTTCTGTTCGATAAATTCACGTGCTTCTTTCCTGAAGAATACGCGTCCTATGTGGTAGCTCAGCTCTATTCCGATAACCTCGCCAAGATAAGAGACAAGAAGTCCTGGAATTAGTCCGAATAATGCACCGTTAATTGTCAAAAATGGGATGGTTGGGATGCAAAAAATGTTGCAAAAAACAAGCAGCCCCAGACTTACGGCAAATGCTCCGTAGCCAAAGGATGATATATATTCTGACAGGCCATTAATGTCACCAGCCATCGTTAGAGATACCGTATGATAGTAAAATTCGGGGTAGTAGGTTTTCACAATGAAAAACGATACCGCGCAGATTAGGATCAGTCCGATAAGTCCAAGAACCTTCTTAAGTTTATCGATCATGGTTTATCCTTATGCTGTATTTGTAGAGGACAGTTCTGATTTGCCAGTCTGATAAAATAAGGCGAATGCCATTTTGCCTGAAGCTTAACTTGAAAGCAGGGGGCTGTGATGCACCGGCATATGACTGGCAAGATATATAAAAACTTGTATTATTATTTTTAGCAGGAATAGTCAGTTATAGAAAAAGACTCTGCAAAACTATTACACCATTTATATATTATATTACATCTAAGACAGAGTTTCCAATTTACATAGATATCTATGTAAATGATTTTAAGCAGTATTTTTCTGATGATGCGGAAACATATCAATTGTCTTATCCCGCTTCTCATGGTAAGAATATTCTTGCATAAAGAAATAAATCCTGCTATTATATACCATATATAAAAGCTGTGAAGGGAAGAAGTCGTGGATTTCTTTACAGAGAGCC is a genomic window of Veillonellaceae bacterium containing:
- the ptsP gene encoding phosphoenolpyruvate--protein phosphotransferase; this encodes MLKISGKSISGMVTIGPLKIFRHQEFDIVQTTVDRPETEVARFDSARNTACAKMEQFYQEAVSHVGLDNASIFKVYQHMLTSSSFIDSIRSIIRNQSVNAEYAIGQAEQNFIQIYSAGSDTYMQAHVSDMKEVSRILLRVLRQKKVLFSTDEPCILYADDLTPSETIQMDTSKILGFVTKEGTPTSHTAILARALGVPAIVATGEDVDYAYDGKTAVIDGFSGTVYLEPTPGVLSVMKEKQDQSIRLKQLLQELKGVPSETKDGRRIEVAANVSSAADLAAVLKNDAEGIGLFRSEFIYMGRDTLPSEEEQFNVYKLAVETMTGKRVIIRTLDIGGDKDASAFHLPKEENPALGMRAIRISLKRPEIFKTQLRAILRASAFGKIAIMFPLITSVWEVWKAKEILDEVKLDLDKKGIAYDHQIQIGIMIETPAAALISDKLAKEVDFFSIGTNDLSQYTLVVDRSSRVLSDFFNPHHPAVLKLIQMTIDNGHKAGIWVGMCGELSSDLSITETFLRMGIDEFSVAPYSVLPLRQQIRSIDLSK
- a CDS encoding cob(I)yrinic acid a,c-diamide adenosyltransferase, with product MKGYIQVYTGDGKGKTTAAIGLAIRSIGAGHRVCIIQFMKSLAYSEQKILKSLPGITLITLGKPYFIAKEGMLTEEEIKAWGDKVTIYPAGNPPAEYRALILKGIDEAVKAVSDGYDLVILDEYNMACWYDLATDEDTKRILSARKPNVELVFTGRNAPKLILDSADLITEMKKIRHYYDKGVIGREGIED
- a CDS encoding VTT domain-containing protein, with the protein product MIDKLKKVLGLIGLILICAVSFFIVKTYYPEFYYHTVSLTMAGDINGLSEYISSFGYGAFAVSLGLLVFCNIFCIPTIPFLTINGALFGLIPGLLVSYLGEVIGIELSYHIGRVFFRKEAREFIEQKHMLTKLDKYGSVKNMALARSIPYSPNILITALAVLSKLSIKEHLKATLIGKIPSVLIEVLLGHDLIYFSKHGVRFVLMLLLVIGICAVHRWHKKRHCDEV